A DNA window from Actinomadura luzonensis contains the following coding sequences:
- a CDS encoding RNA polymerase sigma factor, with the protein MTALPDHDRSAAAREAAAAAAAAGEAYVRIVAALIRVTGDWTLAEDCAQEALTLALQRWPAEGVPANPGGWLMTVARNRAVDTLRRASVERRKLRELAVLAFTADRAGAVAAEEVTDAMLDGTADPVADDRLRLIFTCCHPALALEARVALTLRTICAVPTTDIARAFLVSESTMTRRLTRAKQRIADAGIPYRVPNGPALTERLPGVLAVLYLLFTRGYTAGGEPAFAEEAIRLARLLTRLMPGQAEVDALLALFLLQHSRREARRGPDGGLLSLERQDRSRWDHAAIAEALALLPASGQDGPYALQARIAACHATALPGHGHAAASRTDWRTIARLYDRLARLQPTPVIELNRAIAHGYAHGPAEGLALLARARAGGALDGYPLAVAAEADLTARHGDHARAAALFRQAATLTHSEPERRALLTRAHELAP; encoded by the coding sequence GTGACCGCTCTGCCTGACCACGACCGGTCGGCCGCGGCCCGTGAAGCGGCCGCGGCTGCGGCGGCGGCCGGTGAGGCGTACGTGCGGATCGTGGCCGCGTTGATCCGTGTCACCGGTGACTGGACGCTGGCCGAGGACTGCGCTCAGGAGGCATTGACGCTGGCCTTGCAGCGCTGGCCCGCCGAGGGCGTACCGGCCAATCCAGGGGGCTGGCTCATGACGGTGGCTCGCAACCGCGCGGTCGACACGCTGCGGCGCGCGTCGGTGGAGCGCCGTAAGCTGCGGGAACTGGCCGTGCTGGCGTTCACCGCCGACAGGGCCGGTGCCGTTGCGGCAGAGGAGGTGACGGACGCGATGCTCGACGGGACGGCGGACCCGGTCGCGGACGACCGGCTGCGGCTCATCTTCACCTGCTGCCATCCCGCGCTGGCGCTGGAGGCGCGGGTGGCGCTGACCCTGCGGACGATCTGCGCCGTGCCGACCACCGACATCGCCCGCGCCTTCCTGGTCAGCGAGTCGACCATGACCCGCCGCCTGACCCGGGCCAAGCAGCGGATCGCCGACGCGGGCATCCCGTACCGGGTGCCCAACGGCCCAGCCCTGACCGAGCGGCTGCCCGGCGTGCTGGCCGTGCTCTACCTGTTGTTCACGCGCGGCTACACCGCCGGCGGCGAGCCCGCTTTCGCCGAGGAGGCGATCCGCCTGGCGCGGCTGCTCACGCGGCTCATGCCGGGCCAGGCGGAGGTGGATGCGTTGCTGGCGCTGTTCCTGCTGCAGCACTCGCGCCGCGAGGCCCGCCGCGGCCCCGACGGCGGGCTGCTCTCCTTGGAGCGACAGGATCGCTCCCGCTGGGACCACGCCGCGATCGCCGAAGCCCTCGCCCTGCTGCCCGCGTCCGGTCAGGACGGCCCTTACGCGTTGCAGGCGCGCATCGCCGCCTGCCACGCCACCGCCCTACCAGGCCATGGACACGCAGCCGCCTCCCGCACGGATTGGCGGACGATCGCCCGGCTTTACGACCGGCTCGCGCGGCTCCAGCCCACCCCCGTGATCGAGCTGAACCGGGCGATAGCGCACGGCTACGCCCACGGTCCCGCGGAAGGGCTGGCACTGCTGGCCCGGGCACGGGCGGGCGGCGCGCTGGACGGCTACCCCCTGGCCGTCGCCGCCGAGGCGGACCTGACGGCCCGGCACGGTGACCATGCCCGCGCAGCCGCCTTGTTCCGGCAGGCCGCGACCCTCACCCACAGCGAACCCGAACGCCGGGCGCTGCTCACCCGCGCCCACGAGCTCGCGCCATGA
- a CDS encoding YciI family protein: MKYLMFVCTDPEPDTDPTNEPDIHVWVADNDARGRRLQGSELAPASAATTVRVRRGELLLSDGPFAETQEVIVGFDLLECADLDEAVEVARAHPMARAGRLELRPLAGLRP; the protein is encoded by the coding sequence GTGAAGTACCTGATGTTCGTCTGCACCGACCCTGAGCCCGACACCGACCCGACGAACGAGCCGGACATCCACGTCTGGGTGGCCGACAACGACGCACGCGGCCGGCGGCTGCAGGGCTCTGAGCTGGCTCCGGCCTCGGCGGCCACCACTGTGCGGGTGCGCAGAGGCGAGCTGCTGCTCAGCGACGGCCCTTTCGCCGAGACCCAGGAGGTGATCGTGGGCTTCGACCTGCTCGAATGCGCGGACCTGGACGAGGCCGTCGAGGTCGCCCGCGCCCATCCCATGGCCAGGGCCGGCCGGCTGGAACTCCGCCCGCTCGCCGGCCTCCGGCCGTGA
- a CDS encoding DUF4158 domain-containing protein: protein MRREWEPEELIAAWTLLDSDWELVGNKTGATRLGFGLLLKFFEQEGRFPRHAGEVPREPVDYMAGQVKVEAALFSEYRWSGSTIEYHRAQVREALGFRESNPGG from the coding sequence ATGCGTCGGGAGTGGGAACCTGAGGAGCTGATCGCGGCGTGGACGCTGCTGGACAGCGATTGGGAGCTGGTGGGGAACAAGACGGGGGCGACCCGTCTGGGCTTTGGTCTGTTGCTGAAGTTCTTCGAGCAGGAGGGCCGCTTCCCGCGACATGCGGGTGAGGTGCCGCGGGAGCCGGTGGACTACATGGCCGGGCAGGTGAAGGTCGAGGCTGCGCTGTTTTCGGAGTATCGGTGGTCGGGGTCGACGATCGAGTACCACCGGGCGCAGGTGCGGGAGGCGCTGGGGTTTCGGGAGTCGAACCCGGGCGGATGA